A genomic region of Sciurus carolinensis chromosome 7, mSciCar1.2, whole genome shotgun sequence contains the following coding sequences:
- the Pdcd2 gene encoding programmed cell death protein 2, with the protein MAAASAGRVELGFAEPAPAWRLRSEQFPSKVGGRPAWLGATALPGPGALGCARCGRPLAFLLQVYAPLPGRADAFHRGLFLFCCREPPCCAGLRVFRNQLPRKNEFYSYDPPSENPPPEKGDSVCLQLKSGAHLCRVCGCLGPKTCSRCHQAHYCSKEHQTLDWRLGHKQACTQDHLDHTVPDHNFLFPEFEIVIETEEEILPEVVEKEEDFEITGSMDEALEEELDSMAKHESREDNIFQKFKAQTALEPEQILRYGRGTEPIWISGENIPQEDDIPNCPCGAKRIFEFQVMPQLLNHLKVDRLGRSVDWGVLAVFTCAESCSLGTGYTEEFVWKQDVTDTP; encoded by the exons ATGGCGGCCGCCTCGGCCGGCCGAGTGGAGCTGGGCTTCGCCGAGCCCGCGCCGGCGTGGCGGCTGCGCAGCGAGCAGTTCCCCAGCAAGGTGGGCGGGCGCCCGGCGTGGCTGGGCGCGACCGCGCTGCCGGGGCCCGGGGCGCTGGGCTGCGCGCGCTGCGGCCGGCCGCTCGCCTTCCTGCTGCAGGTGTACGCGCCGCTGCCCGGCCGCGCAGACGCTTTCCACCGCggcctcttcctcttctgctgcCGCGAGCCGCCGTGCTGCGCCGGCCTGCGAG TTTTTAGGAATCAGCTACCCAGGAAAAATGAGTTTTACTCCTATGACCCACCTTCTGAGAACCCGCCCCCAGAAAAAGGAGATTCTGTGTGTCTCCAACTAAAGTCGGGTGCTCATCTCTGCAGGGTTTGTGGCTGTTTAGGTCCCAAAACATGCTCCAGATGCCACCAGGCACATTACTGCAGTAAAGAGCATCAGACGCTAGACTGGAGGTTGGGGCATAAGCAGGCTTGTACCCAAg ATCATTTGGACCATACAGTTCCAGACCACAACTTCCTTTTTCCTGAATTCGAAATTGTCATAGAAACAGAAGAAGAGATTTTGCCTGAAGTtgtggaaaaggaagaagactTTGAGATCACAGGAAGCATGG ATGAAGCTCTTGAGGAAGAACTGGATTCCATGGCAAAGCACGAATCCAGGGAAGATAACATTTTCCAGAAGTTCAAAGCTCAGACAGCCCTTGAACCAGAGCAG ATTCTCAGATATGGCAGGGGTACTGAGCCCATCTGGATTTCTGGTGAAAACATCCCTCAAGAGGACGATATTCCCAATTGTCCGTGTGGTGCCAAGAGAATATTTGAATTCCAG GTCATGCCGCAGCTGCTGAACCACCTCAAGGTGGACAGACTGGGCAGGAGTGTTGACTGGGGCGTCCTGGCTGTCTTCACCTGTGCAGAGAGCTGTAGCCTGGGCACTGGCTACACAGAGGAATTTGTGTGGAAGCAGGATGTAACAGATACACCTTAA
- the Tbp gene encoding TATA-box-binding protein isoform X2 — MDQNNSLPPYAQGLASPQGAMTPGIPIFSPMMPYGTGLTPQPIQNTNSLSILEEQQRQQQQQQQQQQQQQQQQQQAAAAAQQSAPQQPAQGASGQTPQLFHSQTLTTAPLPGTTPLYPSPMTPMTPITPATPASESSGIVPQLQNIVSTVNLGCKLDLKTIALRARNAEYNPKRFAAVIMRIREPRTTALIFSSGKMVCTGAKSEEQSRLAARKYARVVQKLGFPAKFLDFKIQNMVGSCDVKFPIRLEGLVLTHQQFSRC, encoded by the exons ATGGATCAGAACAACAGTCTGCCACCGTATGCCCAGGGCTTGGCCTCCCCCCAG GGTGCCATGACGCCTGGGATCCCCATTTTTAGTCCCATGATGCCTTATGGCACAGGCCTGACGCCCCAGCCTATTCAAAACACCAACAGCTTGTCTATTTTGGAAGAGCAGCAACGgcagcagcaacaacagcagcagcaacagcagcagcagcagcagcagcagcagcaggcggCTGCAGCAGCGCAGCAGTCAGCACCCCAGCAGCCAGCACAGGGGGCCTCCGGCCAGACCCCGCAGCTCTTCCACTCACAGACTCTTACCACCGCACCCTTGCCGGGCACCACGCCCCTGTATCCCTCCCCGATGACCCCCATGACCCCCATCACTCCTGCCACACCAGCCTCCGAAAGCTCTGGGATCGTGCCGCAGCTGCA AAATATAGTATCCACAGTAAATCTTGGTTGTAAACTTGACCTTAAGACTATTGCACTTCGTGCCCGAAACGCTGAATATAACCCCAAG CGGTTTGCGGCTGTAATCATGAGGATACGGGAGCCGCGGACCACGGCGCTCATCTTCAGCTCTGGGAAAATGGTGTGCACAGGAGCCAAGAG TGAAGAACAGTCCAGACTAGCAGCAAGAAAGTATGCCAGAGTCGTACAGAAGTTGGGTTTCCCTGCAAAGTTCTTGGATTTCAAGATCCAGAACATGGTGGGGAGCTGTGACGTGAAGTTCCCCATAAGGCTGGAAGGCCTCGTGCTCACCCACCAGCAGTTCAGCAG GTGCTAA
- the Tbp gene encoding TATA-box-binding protein isoform X1: protein MDQNNSLPPYAQGLASPQGAMTPGIPIFSPMMPYGTGLTPQPIQNTNSLSILEEQQRQQQQQQQQQQQQQQQQQQAAAAAQQSAPQQPAQGASGQTPQLFHSQTLTTAPLPGTTPLYPSPMTPMTPITPATPASESSGIVPQLQNIVSTVNLGCKLDLKTIALRARNAEYNPKRFAAVIMRIREPRTTALIFSSGKMVCTGAKSEEQSRLAARKYARVVQKLGFPAKFLDFKIQNMVGSCDVKFPIRLEGLVLTHQQFSSYEPELFPGLIYRMIKPRIVLLIFVSGKVVLTGAKVRAEIYEAFENIYPILKGFRKTT from the exons ATGGATCAGAACAACAGTCTGCCACCGTATGCCCAGGGCTTGGCCTCCCCCCAG GGTGCCATGACGCCTGGGATCCCCATTTTTAGTCCCATGATGCCTTATGGCACAGGCCTGACGCCCCAGCCTATTCAAAACACCAACAGCTTGTCTATTTTGGAAGAGCAGCAACGgcagcagcaacaacagcagcagcaacagcagcagcagcagcagcagcagcagcaggcggCTGCAGCAGCGCAGCAGTCAGCACCCCAGCAGCCAGCACAGGGGGCCTCCGGCCAGACCCCGCAGCTCTTCCACTCACAGACTCTTACCACCGCACCCTTGCCGGGCACCACGCCCCTGTATCCCTCCCCGATGACCCCCATGACCCCCATCACTCCTGCCACACCAGCCTCCGAAAGCTCTGGGATCGTGCCGCAGCTGCA AAATATAGTATCCACAGTAAATCTTGGTTGTAAACTTGACCTTAAGACTATTGCACTTCGTGCCCGAAACGCTGAATATAACCCCAAG CGGTTTGCGGCTGTAATCATGAGGATACGGGAGCCGCGGACCACGGCGCTCATCTTCAGCTCTGGGAAAATGGTGTGCACAGGAGCCAAGAG TGAAGAACAGTCCAGACTAGCAGCAAGAAAGTATGCCAGAGTCGTACAGAAGTTGGGTTTCCCTGCAAAGTTCTTGGATTTCAAGATCCAGAACATGGTGGGGAGCTGTGACGTGAAGTTCCCCATAAGGCTGGAAGGCCTCGTGCTCACCCACCAGCAGTTCAGCAG TTATGAGCCAGAATTATTTCCTGGATTAATCTACAGAATGATCAAACCCAGAATTGTGCTCCTTATCTTTGTTTCTGGGAAGGTTGTGTTAACAG GTGCTAAAGTCAGAGCAGAAATTTATGAAGCGTTCGAGAACATCTACCCCATTCTGAAGGGATTCAGGAAGACCACGTAG